In a single window of the Nicotiana tomentosiformis chromosome 10, ASM39032v3, whole genome shotgun sequence genome:
- the LOC104094108 gene encoding FH protein interacting protein FIP2 isoform X2, translating to MADHSDSSSSSMVRLNIGGKKFCTTLDTLTQREPDSMLAAMFSGRHTICQESEKGLVDEVKAVLSKRKEDEELGTELTRIDIIKCIQSDRVRFRGINLSGLDLSKLDLSFVDFSYACLKTVFFSRANLQCAKFRDVDAEASIFHNATLRECEFTGANLRGAVLAGANLQSANLQDACLIGCSFCGADLRSAHLQTADLTNANLEGANLEGANLKGAKLTNANLKGANLQRAYLRHVNLRDTHLEGAKLDGANLLGAIR from the exons ATGGCCGATCACTCCGATAGCTCCTCCTCTTCCATGGTTCGTCTGAATATCG GAGGGAAGAAGTTTTGCACAACACTGGATACCCTCACGCAGCGAGAGCCGGACTCGATGCTTGCTGCTATGTTTAGTGGCCGTCACACTATCTGCCAGGAGTCAGAGAAG GGACTAGTAGATGAAGTTAAAGCTGTTCTGAGTAAGAGGAAGGAGGATGAGGAGTTGGGTACCGAATTGACACGCATTGATATTATCAAATGCATACAATCTGACAGAGTCAGATTTCGGGGAATTAATCTTTCTGGTCTCGATCTTTCGAAGTTG GACTTGTCATTTGTGGACTTCAGCTATGCATGTCTGAAAACCGTGTTCTTCTCGCGTGCCAATCTTCAGTGTGCAAAATTCAGG GATGTCGATGCTGAAGCTTCCATTTTTCACAATGCCACATTGCGCGA ATGTGAATTCACTGGAGCAAACCTTCGTGGAGCTGTATTAGCTGGTGCTAATCTTCAAAGTGCAAATTTACAAG ATGCCTGTCTAATAGGCTGTAGCTTTTGTGGGGCGGATCTTCGTTCAGCTCACCTACAG ACGGCTGATCTTACCAATGCCAATCTCGAAGGAGCGAATCTTGAAGGCGCCAATCTGAAG GGTGCAAAGTTAACCAATGCAAATCTGAAGGGTGCAAATCTTCAAAGAGCTTATCTTCGGCATGTAAATCTTCGTGATACG CATTTGGAGGGGGCGAAGCTTGATGGTGCAAATTTACTGGGTGCAATCAGGTGA
- the LOC104094108 gene encoding FH protein interacting protein FIP2 isoform X1 gives MADHSDSSSSSMVRLNIGGKKFCTTLDTLTQREPDSMLAAMFSGRHTICQESEKGYIFVDRDGKNFRHILNWLRDGVIPPLKDSEYAQLLREAEYYQLLGLVDEVKAVLSKRKEDEELGTELTRIDIIKCIQSDRVRFRGINLSGLDLSKLDLSFVDFSYACLKTVFFSRANLQCAKFRDVDAEASIFHNATLRECEFTGANLRGAVLAGANLQSANLQDACLIGCSFCGADLRSAHLQTADLTNANLEGANLEGANLKGAKLTNANLKGANLQRAYLRHVNLRDTHLEGAKLDGANLLGAIR, from the exons ATGGCCGATCACTCCGATAGCTCCTCCTCTTCCATGGTTCGTCTGAATATCG GAGGGAAGAAGTTTTGCACAACACTGGATACCCTCACGCAGCGAGAGCCGGACTCGATGCTTGCTGCTATGTTTAGTGGCCGTCACACTATCTGCCAGGAGTCAGAGAAG GGATACATATTCGTTGACAGGGACGGAAAGAATTTTCGCCATATCCTAAATTGGTTGAGGGATGGTGTAATTCCACCTTTGAAAGACTCTGAATATGCTCAGCTTTTGCGAGAGGCGGAGTACTATCAGCTTCTT GGACTAGTAGATGAAGTTAAAGCTGTTCTGAGTAAGAGGAAGGAGGATGAGGAGTTGGGTACCGAATTGACACGCATTGATATTATCAAATGCATACAATCTGACAGAGTCAGATTTCGGGGAATTAATCTTTCTGGTCTCGATCTTTCGAAGTTG GACTTGTCATTTGTGGACTTCAGCTATGCATGTCTGAAAACCGTGTTCTTCTCGCGTGCCAATCTTCAGTGTGCAAAATTCAGG GATGTCGATGCTGAAGCTTCCATTTTTCACAATGCCACATTGCGCGA ATGTGAATTCACTGGAGCAAACCTTCGTGGAGCTGTATTAGCTGGTGCTAATCTTCAAAGTGCAAATTTACAAG ATGCCTGTCTAATAGGCTGTAGCTTTTGTGGGGCGGATCTTCGTTCAGCTCACCTACAG ACGGCTGATCTTACCAATGCCAATCTCGAAGGAGCGAATCTTGAAGGCGCCAATCTGAAG GGTGCAAAGTTAACCAATGCAAATCTGAAGGGTGCAAATCTTCAAAGAGCTTATCTTCGGCATGTAAATCTTCGTGATACG CATTTGGAGGGGGCGAAGCTTGATGGTGCAAATTTACTGGGTGCAATCAGGTGA